In Streptomyces violaceusniger Tu 4113, one DNA window encodes the following:
- the ehuA gene encoding ectoine/hydroxyectoine ABC transporter ATP-binding protein EhuA codes for MDGSELIRFNQVTKRFGSNTVLDNLDFSVSSGKHVTLIGPSGSGKTTILRLLMTLIKPDEGTIKVDGDYLTHEDRGGSLVPAGEKHTREVRKKIGMVFQQFNLFPNMRVLRNITEAPVHVLGLSKDEAETRARELLDLVGLGDKCDAYPTQLSGGQQQRVAIARALAMRPQVMLLDEVTSALDPELVAGVLDVLRDIAHTTDITMLCVTHEMNFARDISDDVLMFDAGRVIESGPPEKIFTEPEHERTREFLSAVL; via the coding sequence GTGGACGGCAGTGAACTGATCCGCTTCAACCAGGTGACCAAGCGCTTCGGCAGCAATACGGTCCTGGACAACCTCGACTTCTCGGTCTCCTCCGGCAAACACGTCACCCTGATCGGCCCCTCGGGGTCGGGCAAGACCACGATCCTTCGGCTGCTGATGACACTGATCAAGCCGGACGAGGGCACGATCAAGGTCGACGGCGACTACCTCACCCATGAGGACAGAGGCGGCTCGCTGGTCCCGGCGGGCGAGAAGCACACCCGCGAGGTGCGCAAGAAGATCGGAATGGTCTTCCAGCAGTTCAACCTCTTCCCCAATATGCGGGTGCTGCGGAACATCACCGAGGCCCCGGTGCATGTGCTCGGCCTGAGCAAGGACGAGGCCGAGACCCGCGCCCGGGAGCTGCTCGACCTGGTCGGGCTCGGCGACAAGTGCGACGCGTACCCGACGCAGCTCTCCGGCGGGCAGCAGCAGCGGGTGGCGATCGCCCGGGCGCTGGCGATGCGGCCGCAGGTGATGCTGCTGGACGAGGTGACCTCGGCGCTGGACCCGGAGCTGGTGGCCGGGGTGCTGGATGTGCTGCGCGACATCGCTCATACGACGGACATCACCATGCTGTGCGTCACGCATGAGATGAACTTCGCCCGGGACATCTCCGACGATGTGCTGATGTTCGACGCGGGCCGGGTGATCGAGTCCGGGCCGCCGGAGAAGATCTTCACCGAGCCGGAGCACGAGCGGACGAGGGAGTTCCTGAGCGCGGTTCTCTAG